In Caproicibacterium amylolyticum, a genomic segment contains:
- a CDS encoding argininosuccinate synthase produces MDKKNIKKVVLAYSGGLDTSIIIPWLKENYNNCEVIAVAADVGQGSGELDGLEEKAQKTGASKLYIADLKKQFVEDYIWETVKADAVYENKYLLGTSFARPLIAKRLVEIAQAEGADAICHGCTGKGNDQVRFELGIKAFAPNMPIIAPWREWDIKSRDEEIDYAEAHNIPLKITRETNYSKDKNLWHLSHEGLDLEDPANEPQYNKPGFLELGVSPEQAPDKATYVTIHFEKGVAVSLDGQKLCAVDLLSQLNKLGGDNGIGLADIVENRLVGMKSRGVYETPGGTILYHAHNKLEEICLDKDTYHYKQGIGDKFAELVYDGKWFTPLREALSAFVDSTQETVTGDVKLKLYKGNIIDAGVTSPYSLYDEDIATFSEDEVYDQSDANGFINLFGLPLKVHALKKMKLGK; encoded by the coding sequence ATGGATAAAAAAAATATTAAAAAGGTTGTGCTGGCTTACTCCGGCGGACTGGACACTTCCATCATTATCCCATGGCTTAAGGAAAACTACAACAACTGCGAAGTCATTGCTGTGGCGGCTGACGTGGGTCAGGGCAGCGGCGAACTGGACGGCCTTGAAGAAAAGGCACAAAAAACCGGTGCCAGTAAGCTGTACATTGCGGACCTGAAAAAGCAGTTTGTTGAGGACTACATCTGGGAAACGGTGAAAGCGGACGCTGTTTACGAAAACAAATATCTGCTGGGCACCAGCTTTGCACGTCCGCTGATTGCAAAGCGTTTGGTGGAAATTGCACAGGCCGAAGGCGCTGACGCAATCTGCCACGGCTGCACCGGCAAGGGCAACGACCAGGTTCGTTTTGAACTGGGCATCAAGGCTTTTGCACCGAATATGCCGATTATTGCTCCTTGGCGTGAGTGGGATATCAAGTCCCGTGACGAGGAAATCGACTACGCGGAAGCACACAATATTCCGCTGAAGATTACCCGCGAAACCAACTACAGCAAGGATAAGAACCTGTGGCATCTTTCCCATGAAGGCCTGGATCTGGAAGACCCGGCAAACGAACCGCAGTACAACAAGCCCGGCTTCCTGGAGCTTGGCGTTTCCCCAGAGCAGGCACCGGACAAAGCAACTTATGTGACCATTCACTTTGAAAAGGGCGTAGCAGTTTCTTTGGACGGTCAGAAGCTCTGCGCAGTCGATCTGCTCAGCCAGCTGAACAAACTGGGCGGCGACAACGGCATTGGCCTTGCGGATATTGTTGAGAACCGTTTGGTTGGCATGAAGAGCCGCGGCGTTTATGAAACCCCCGGCGGCACCATCCTGTACCATGCGCACAACAAACTGGAGGAAATCTGCCTGGATAAGGACACCTATCATTATAAGCAGGGCATCGGCGACAAGTTCGCGGAGCTGGTGTATGACGGCAAATGGTTTACCCCGCTGCGTGAAGCGCTTTCCGCTTTTGTAGACAGCACACAGGAAACCGTGACCGGCGACGTTAAGCTGAAGCTTTATAAGGGCAATATCATCGACGCAGGCGTGACCAGCCCTTACAGCCTGTATGACGAGGACATTGCAACGTTCAGTGAAGACGAAGTGTACGACCAGAGCGATGCAAACGGCTTTATCAATCTGTTTGGCCTGCCGCTGAAAGTGCACGCACTGAAAAAGATGAAACTCGGCAAATAA
- a CDS encoding flavin reductase family protein, with product MKEITAESLSFAPFNKIGKGWMLVSAGSPEKCSTLTASWGGLGIMWGKNVAAIGIRPQRHTLSFLDANDTYTLSFFDETYRSALSYCGSHSGGENAKIAEAGLTLIPNESVPMFQEASLTLVCKKLYRQPMDPKCLLDSSIDSHCYPDKDYHIFFVGEILKAYEK from the coding sequence ATGAAAGAAATCACAGCAGAGTCTTTGTCTTTCGCACCATTCAACAAAATCGGAAAAGGCTGGATGCTTGTCAGCGCCGGCTCCCCGGAAAAATGCAGTACCCTGACTGCCTCATGGGGTGGTTTAGGCATTATGTGGGGTAAAAACGTTGCAGCCATTGGCATCCGCCCACAGCGCCATACGCTTTCTTTTTTGGATGCAAACGACACCTACACGCTCAGCTTTTTTGACGAAACCTACCGCAGTGCGCTGAGCTACTGCGGCAGCCACTCCGGCGGAGAAAACGCAAAAATTGCAGAAGCTGGACTGACATTGATTCCAAACGAAAGCGTCCCCATGTTTCAGGAGGCATCCCTGACACTGGTTTGCAAAAAACTCTACCGCCAGCCGATGGATCCAAAGTGCCTGCTGGACTCCTCCATTGACAGTCATTGCTACCCTGACAAAGACTATCATATCTTCTTTGTTGGCGAAATTTTAAAAGCATACGAAAAGTAA
- the hflX gene encoding GTPase HflX — MYENTERLPRALLVECDTGEYDVEASLAELYELVRSAGAEPFGAITQKRPAPDTATCVGSGMVEEIAEFCAEHDIELLIFDRELTPTQIRNLEEAAGARVVDRTMLILDIFAANARSKEGKLQVELAQLRYLLPRLSGRGTALSRLGGGIGTRGPGETKLETDRRHIRTRIQNLQAQLDEVEKHREQIDRRRKKDGVVTVALVGYTNAGKSTLMNMLTDAGVLAEDRLFATLDPTARALKLPNGFSVMLIDTVGLVRRLPHHLVQAFRSTLEQAANADILLNVCDASSKEAQVHLEVTRKLLEELGCTGTVLSVLNKCDKVPGLDSLPLIGGGVRISAKTGEGIPQLLAAIEEALPVCVHRVKLLLPFTQTALAARIRQEGTLLSEEYTVSGLQVEAFIGPALFQTIAPYIEEPQTPAGGD; from the coding sequence ATGTACGAGAATACAGAGCGGCTGCCCCGGGCGCTGCTGGTTGAGTGCGACACCGGTGAATACGATGTCGAAGCTTCGCTGGCTGAGCTTTATGAGCTGGTGCGGAGCGCGGGCGCAGAGCCTTTCGGCGCAATTACCCAGAAGCGCCCGGCACCGGACACGGCCACCTGTGTGGGCAGCGGTATGGTAGAGGAAATTGCTGAATTCTGTGCAGAGCACGACATTGAACTGCTGATTTTCGACCGTGAGCTGACTCCGACCCAGATACGCAACCTGGAAGAGGCCGCTGGTGCGCGGGTGGTGGACCGCACCATGCTGATTCTGGATATTTTTGCGGCAAATGCCCGTTCCAAAGAGGGAAAACTGCAGGTGGAGCTGGCACAGCTGCGCTACCTGCTGCCGCGGCTTTCCGGGCGCGGAACCGCACTTTCCCGTTTGGGCGGCGGCATTGGTACGCGCGGTCCCGGAGAAACCAAACTGGAAACCGACCGCCGCCATATCCGCACACGCATTCAGAATCTGCAGGCGCAGCTGGATGAAGTTGAAAAGCACCGCGAGCAGATTGACCGCCGCCGCAAAAAAGACGGTGTGGTTACGGTTGCGCTGGTCGGCTACACCAACGCAGGGAAAAGTACGCTGATGAATATGCTGACGGATGCCGGCGTGCTGGCAGAAGACCGTCTGTTTGCCACGCTGGACCCGACAGCGCGAGCCCTGAAACTGCCAAACGGTTTTTCTGTGATGCTGATTGATACAGTCGGTTTGGTGCGCCGCTTGCCACACCATTTGGTGCAGGCATTTCGTTCTACATTGGAGCAGGCGGCCAACGCGGATATTCTGCTGAATGTCTGCGATGCTTCCAGCAAAGAAGCACAGGTACATCTTGAAGTTACCCGCAAGCTGCTGGAAGAACTGGGATGCACCGGAACCGTGCTTTCTGTGCTGAATAAATGCGATAAAGTGCCGGGACTAGACAGCCTGCCGCTAATTGGCGGCGGTGTCCGCATCAGCGCGAAAACCGGTGAGGGCATACCACAGCTGCTAGCGGCGATTGAAGAAGCACTGCCGGTATGCGTGCACCGCGTGAAGCTGCTGCTGCCGTTTACACAGACAGCGCTGGCAGCACGTATTCGGCAGGAAGGTACGCTTTTAAGCGAGGAATACACCGTGAGCGGGCTTCAGGTGGAAGCGTTTATCGGGCCGGCGCTGTTTCAGACCATTGCGCCGTATATAGAGGAACCACAGACTCCAGCGGGCGGAGATTGA
- a CDS encoding baseplate J/gp47 family protein — MISYDELVQRMNTAYEKQAGFVPDEASDTGVRFRVLAGEIYSLLTDLAWLKQSLLPQTAAGEQLDKLAQEQGLGRLQAAHAKGSVQFTAMGGSVVQAVLPAGTRCTTGGENPVLVETLEELQLPVEAGKTVSVQAQAVSAGAVGNVLAAAVTALTAANSFVSAVTNPQAFTGGRDAETDEQLRARLLQQDTQQNNGANPAFYRQLAEQQEGVFSASVQTATPAAGEVTVWLAGVGAQVADSTVQQVQKVLEAARELNVQVHVYPAKIVPLKLSFVVQEKEGQLKTVAQQAVRKAVQNSFSSLRVGETLCETQLYAQIYNTGAVQSVKLLSNTTFPTASEDTLVTLATLEVS, encoded by the coding sequence ATGATCTCTTATGACGAATTGGTGCAGCGAATGAACACCGCGTACGAGAAGCAGGCAGGATTTGTGCCGGATGAAGCCTCGGATACTGGGGTACGCTTTCGGGTATTGGCGGGTGAAATTTACAGCCTGCTTACTGATCTTGCGTGGCTCAAGCAGTCACTGCTGCCGCAGACGGCGGCGGGTGAACAACTGGACAAGCTGGCGCAGGAGCAGGGGCTGGGACGTTTACAGGCCGCCCACGCAAAAGGCAGTGTTCAATTTACAGCAATGGGCGGAAGTGTTGTGCAGGCCGTGCTGCCCGCTGGAACACGCTGCACGACCGGCGGAGAGAATCCGGTTCTGGTGGAAACGCTGGAGGAGCTCCAACTGCCTGTGGAAGCGGGCAAAACTGTTTCCGTACAGGCACAGGCTGTGTCGGCGGGTGCCGTCGGTAACGTACTGGCGGCTGCAGTTACAGCGCTGACTGCCGCAAATTCGTTCGTCAGCGCTGTGACAAATCCGCAGGCATTTACCGGTGGCAGGGATGCGGAAACGGACGAACAGCTGCGTGCACGGCTGCTGCAGCAGGATACCCAGCAGAACAACGGAGCAAATCCGGCGTTTTACCGGCAGCTTGCGGAGCAGCAGGAAGGTGTTTTCTCAGCAAGTGTGCAGACAGCCACACCCGCTGCCGGAGAAGTGACGGTTTGGCTTGCCGGTGTGGGAGCACAGGTGGCGGACAGCACCGTGCAGCAAGTTCAGAAGGTGCTGGAGGCTGCGCGTGAACTGAATGTACAGGTACATGTGTATCCTGCAAAAATCGTTCCCCTAAAATTATCATTCGTGGTTCAGGAAAAAGAAGGTCAGTTAAAAACAGTAGCACAGCAGGCCGTACGGAAGGCAGTGCAAAACTCTTTTTCCTCGCTGCGGGTGGGTGAAACGCTCTGTGAAACGCAGCTGTATGCCCAGATTTACAACACTGGTGCGGTGCAGAGTGTAAAATTGCTGTCCAATACGACTTTTCCGACGGCGAGTGAGGACACATTGGTTACACTGGCAACTCTGGAGGTGAGCTGA
- a CDS encoding histidine kinase — MDTKLKNGDVVCTPGGALETISGEEELLQRAAMRLCTRRGAFVYAPAFGSRLAGLSAATAGAGQQALQFAQEALAPVPSVKVVAAQPEQNGVRVKLAAGAAEIDVLVPYDESGVSK, encoded by the coding sequence ATGGATACGAAATTAAAAAACGGCGATGTTGTATGCACACCGGGCGGTGCGCTGGAAACCATTTCCGGAGAAGAAGAATTACTGCAGCGCGCCGCCATGCGGCTGTGTACCCGGCGCGGAGCATTTGTGTATGCACCCGCCTTTGGCAGCAGACTGGCGGGGCTTTCCGCTGCCACGGCGGGTGCCGGCCAGCAGGCACTGCAGTTTGCACAGGAAGCGCTGGCACCGGTGCCCTCGGTGAAGGTGGTTGCGGCACAACCGGAACAAAATGGTGTGCGGGTGAAGCTGGCCGCCGGGGCAGCTGAGATTGATGTACTGGTTCCCTACGATGAGAGTGGGGTGAGCAAATGA
- a CDS encoding LysM peptidoglycan-binding domain-containing protein yields MQLYMGYKEFSWPRLPDTLCMENEKYTQVFQQPENGEILQELGSHGRKITGSGVLLGAEAAEQWAALCRCYAEAGAGILYLPGREPITAVFTELTLSGSPRSDRIAYQFAFHETGKAQTAVRTYRVQQGDCLWSAAAAAGVSVESLLAANPGKIRWANELETGMELVLP; encoded by the coding sequence ATGCAGCTTTATATGGGTTACAAAGAATTTTCATGGCCGCGTTTGCCGGATACACTCTGCATGGAAAATGAAAAGTACACACAGGTATTTCAGCAGCCGGAAAACGGAGAAATCCTTCAGGAACTGGGCAGCCACGGAAGAAAAATTACCGGCAGCGGGGTGCTTTTGGGGGCGGAAGCCGCTGAACAGTGGGCAGCGCTTTGCAGATGCTATGCGGAAGCGGGTGCGGGAATTTTATATTTGCCCGGCAGGGAGCCGATAACAGCGGTTTTTACAGAACTGACGCTAAGCGGTTCGCCACGCAGTGACCGGATTGCTTACCAGTTTGCATTTCATGAAACCGGAAAGGCGCAGACGGCAGTGCGGACTTACCGTGTGCAGCAAGGCGACTGCCTTTGGAGCGCGGCCGCTGCGGCGGGCGTTTCGGTGGAAAGTCTGCTGGCGGCAAATCCGGGCAAAATCCGCTGGGCAAACGAATTGGAAACGGGGATGGAGCTGGTGTTGCCGTGA
- a CDS encoding phage major capsid protein, producing MAFYENIHLEKGMYGTGKNFSQVLEALDNSENYRGTPLEGLDAYQRQLKRFDIHVSGRGSDRVEKFFQTGDSAALFPEYICRAVRQGMEQENLLPSIVATTTQVEGMDYRTITSTPLEEEKKLKTVAEGAAIPQTVVRTQDHLVQLHKRGRMLVASYEALRFQHLDLFTVTLRQIGAYIARAQMGDAVQVLLNGDDGTDKAEEVTAAGAVTYKDLLQVWGKLAPYRMNCLLGGTAAVQQVLGLAEMRDAQAGLNFQGTGKLVAPMGAQLLHVPDVPDGKLIGIDHTCALEMVQAGDVQTEYDKLIDRQLERASISTIAGFTKIFSGAVKVLGYTA from the coding sequence ATGGCATTTTATGAAAACATTCATTTGGAAAAGGGCATGTACGGCACCGGAAAGAATTTTTCACAGGTACTGGAGGCACTGGACAATTCCGAAAATTACCGCGGCACACCGCTGGAGGGGTTGGATGCTTATCAGCGCCAGCTGAAGCGTTTTGACATTCACGTCAGCGGACGCGGCAGTGACCGCGTGGAAAAATTCTTCCAGACCGGGGACAGCGCCGCGCTGTTTCCGGAATACATCTGCCGTGCGGTGCGGCAGGGCATGGAACAGGAGAACCTGCTGCCGAGTATTGTGGCAACCACCACGCAGGTGGAGGGAATGGACTACCGCACCATTACCAGCACGCCGCTGGAGGAGGAAAAGAAGCTGAAAACCGTGGCAGAAGGCGCGGCAATTCCACAGACAGTGGTGCGCACACAGGACCACTTGGTGCAGCTGCATAAGCGCGGCCGTATGCTGGTGGCAAGCTACGAAGCGCTGCGCTTTCAGCATTTGGATTTGTTTACAGTTACGCTTCGGCAGATTGGCGCGTACATTGCCCGCGCACAGATGGGTGACGCGGTGCAGGTGCTGCTGAACGGCGACGACGGCACTGACAAGGCAGAAGAAGTGACCGCCGCCGGTGCAGTTACTTATAAGGACCTGCTGCAGGTTTGGGGCAAGCTGGCACCCTACCGCATGAACTGCTTGCTGGGCGGTACGGCGGCGGTGCAGCAGGTGCTGGGGCTGGCGGAAATGCGGGACGCACAGGCCGGACTGAATTTTCAGGGCACCGGCAAGCTGGTTGCACCGATGGGTGCACAGTTGCTGCATGTACCGGATGTTCCGGACGGAAAGCTGATTGGCATTGACCACACCTGTGCGTTGGAAATGGTGCAGGCGGGCGATGTGCAGACGGAATACGACAAGCTGATTGACCGCCAGTTGGAGCGTGCATCCATCAGCACGATTGCCGGTTTTACGAAAATCTTCAGCGGCGCAGTGAAAGTACTGGGGTATACGGCGTAA
- a CDS encoding serine/threonine protein phosphatase — MQKWRKRKEPAGGALAVQTGSQELPFEAVRRYVPLEAGEFRLYRQLREAVPIIDAALDKLVRLLGKFHVECADKNTQDRLNVFLHTVPVGAGGAGIQSFVTAYLDQLLTYGNAVGEAVVQNGELKALYNASLENVELRVKSPLEVEIRRRCVGGSKPVQYPELVFHTALNPAPGSAKGTSVLQGLSFVSDILIKIFHTIGVNWERVGNVRFAVTCRPGVDDRAFAAEHAQQMAQEWSRAMRPGSKSDFVAVGDVEIKAIGADNQILNSDIPVRQMLEQIVAKLGIPPFLLGLSWSSTERMSSQQSDILTSELEAYRRLLNPVIDRICSLWLRLNGSSMPFDIVWNDVTLQDKTELANAALTNAKAELTQLQAEKLRRELRKE; from the coding sequence ATGCAGAAATGGAGAAAACGAAAGGAACCGGCGGGCGGCGCGCTGGCAGTGCAGACCGGCTCGCAGGAACTGCCCTTTGAAGCGGTACGCCGCTATGTGCCGCTGGAAGCAGGCGAATTCCGGCTTTACCGGCAGCTGCGCGAAGCAGTACCCATCATTGACGCGGCATTGGACAAACTGGTGCGGCTGCTGGGCAAGTTCCATGTGGAATGTGCTGACAAAAATACGCAGGACAGGCTGAATGTGTTCTTGCACACGGTGCCGGTGGGTGCGGGCGGTGCAGGAATCCAGTCTTTTGTGACTGCATATCTTGACCAGCTTTTGACGTACGGCAATGCCGTTGGCGAAGCAGTGGTGCAGAACGGCGAACTAAAAGCACTTTACAATGCTTCTTTAGAGAACGTGGAACTGCGGGTGAAGTCCCCGTTGGAGGTGGAAATCCGCCGCCGGTGTGTGGGCGGCAGCAAGCCGGTACAATACCCGGAACTGGTGTTTCACACAGCGCTGAATCCGGCGCCGGGCAGCGCGAAGGGTACCAGTGTGCTGCAGGGACTTTCCTTTGTCAGCGATATTTTGATCAAGATTTTTCACACAATCGGCGTGAACTGGGAGCGCGTGGGAAATGTGCGCTTTGCCGTGACTTGCCGCCCCGGTGTGGATGACCGCGCGTTTGCGGCGGAGCACGCGCAGCAGATGGCACAGGAGTGGAGCCGCGCCATGCGCCCCGGCAGCAAAAGTGATTTTGTGGCGGTTGGGGACGTGGAAATTAAAGCAATCGGCGCGGACAATCAGATTCTGAACAGTGATATTCCGGTGCGGCAGATGTTGGAGCAGATTGTTGCGAAGCTGGGGATTCCGCCGTTTTTGCTGGGGCTTTCTTGGTCCAGCACCGAGCGGATGAGCAGCCAGCAGTCAGACATTCTGACCAGTGAACTGGAAGCTTACCGCAGACTGCTCAACCCGGTGATTGACCGAATTTGTTCCCTGTGGCTGCGCTTAAATGGGAGCAGCATGCCGTTTGACATTGTGTGGAACGATGTGACACTGCAGGACAAGACCGAACTTGCCAATGCCGCGCTGACCAACGCAAAAGCGGAGCTCACGCAGCTGCAGGCGGAAAAACTGCGCAGGGAACTGCGAAAGGAGTAA
- a CDS encoding PBSX family phage terminase large subunit — MQFSRKQLRAMSWWCPDSADAAYDALICDGAVRSGKTLCMGLGFVCWAMANFQERSFAVCGKTVRSLRRNLITTLLPALTAAGFCCELKNGESLLLVTAGQHQNRFYLFGGRDAGSAALIQGITLAGVLFDEAALMPQEFVQQALARCSVEGSRFWFNCNPENPGHWFYREWIQGAAAKNALYLHFTMEDNPGLSAKMRARYRSLYTGTFYERYVLGRWVAAEGLIYPFMTAALAADVPEACTEYAVSCDYGTQNPSSFGLWGKSGNVWYRVDEYYYDGRKSGSRTDEEHYRGLEELCRGKRITRVVADPSAASFMETIRRHGRFAVVPAQNDVLQGIRRTGLALKEGRVRICRNCRDIWREFSLYRWQDGKEAPVKENDHAMDDLRYFVSTLLENRGGFAAAVVTRGG; from the coding sequence ATGCAGTTTAGCAGGAAGCAGCTGCGTGCCATGAGCTGGTGGTGCCCGGATAGCGCGGACGCTGCCTATGACGCGCTGATTTGTGACGGCGCGGTGCGCAGCGGAAAAACACTTTGCATGGGGCTGGGCTTTGTTTGCTGGGCGATGGCGAATTTTCAGGAGCGCAGTTTTGCAGTTTGCGGAAAAACCGTGCGTTCCCTGCGGCGAAATCTGATTACCACGCTGCTGCCGGCGCTTACCGCGGCGGGCTTTTGCTGTGAACTGAAAAACGGAGAAAGCCTGCTGTTGGTGACAGCGGGACAGCACCAAAACCGGTTTTATCTTTTTGGCGGCAGGGATGCTGGCAGTGCGGCTCTGATTCAAGGAATCACGTTGGCTGGCGTTTTGTTTGACGAAGCGGCGCTGATGCCGCAGGAGTTTGTGCAGCAGGCACTGGCGCGGTGCAGTGTAGAGGGAAGCCGCTTTTGGTTTAACTGCAATCCGGAAAATCCCGGACATTGGTTTTACCGGGAATGGATTCAGGGGGCGGCTGCAAAAAACGCGCTGTATCTGCACTTTACCATGGAGGACAACCCCGGCCTTTCCGCTAAAATGCGGGCACGCTACCGAAGTCTTTACACCGGCACATTTTACGAACGGTATGTGCTGGGCAGGTGGGTGGCAGCGGAGGGATTGATTTACCCGTTTATGACGGCGGCACTGGCGGCGGATGTGCCGGAAGCCTGCACGGAATATGCGGTCAGCTGCGACTATGGCACACAGAACCCGAGTTCTTTCGGCTTGTGGGGAAAAAGCGGAAACGTTTGGTACCGTGTGGATGAATATTACTACGACGGACGAAAAAGCGGCTCGCGCACGGATGAGGAACACTACCGCGGGTTGGAAGAGCTTTGCCGCGGAAAACGGATTACCCGCGTGGTGGCCGACCCTTCTGCGGCGAGCTTTATGGAAACAATTCGGCGGCACGGCAGGTTTGCCGTAGTGCCGGCGCAGAATGATGTGCTGCAGGGTATTCGCCGTACCGGGCTGGCGCTGAAAGAAGGACGGGTGCGGATCTGCCGGAACTGCCGGGATATTTGGCGGGAATTTTCTCTTTACCGCTGGCAGGACGGCAAGGAAGCACCCGTCAAGGAAAACGACCACGCCATGGATGATCTGCGGTACTTTGTTTCGACACTGCTGGAAAACAGGGGCGGTTTTGCGGCGGCGGTAGTGACGCGCGGGGGTTAG
- a CDS encoding terminase small subunit: protein MPLPCGGLQADKKQPAETREKMDTRNEALRVCRKLARGRINDAVRLLFEPQEPECLKKLDLYCVAEVKRNDKGVEIKFADRLKAAQMLAQLGGEDSVQPLFAALNQSAQAVKETAQYGGADAV from the coding sequence ATGCCCTTGCCGTGCGGGGGTTTGCAGGCAGACAAAAAACAGCCTGCGGAAACGAGGGAGAAGATGGATACGCGAAACGAAGCGCTGCGCGTTTGCCGCAAACTGGCACGCGGGAGAATCAACGACGCAGTACGGCTGCTGTTTGAGCCACAGGAGCCGGAGTGCCTAAAAAAACTGGACCTTTACTGCGTGGCGGAGGTGAAGAGAAACGACAAAGGAGTGGAAATCAAGTTTGCCGACCGGCTGAAGGCCGCGCAAATGCTGGCACAGCTGGGCGGGGAGGACAGCGTGCAGCCGCTGTTTGCGGCGCTGAACCAATCGGCGCAGGCGGTGAAGGAAACCGCGCAGTACGGCGGTGCGGATGCAGTTTAG
- a CDS encoding DegV family protein → MNDYVIITDSSCDLPAELAQALNITVLPLTFRLNNTDYKNLLDGSNMSFEEFYLHIRDGIPCTTNAVNVEDFKAAVEPVLRSGKDVLCICFSSGLSATWNAAKLACEDISAQYPQRTLRVVDTLAASLGEGLLVYYAAQKQKAGESLQEVTDWLEQNKLHLCHWFTVDDLQHLKRGGRISSATALFGTMLGIKPVMHMDNEGHLINVSKARGRRSALDALVDHMEQTAIDPKNQIVFISHADSRQDAEYVARQVKKRLNVKEVLINFVGPVIGAHAGPGTIALFFLGKER, encoded by the coding sequence ATGAACGATTATGTAATTATCACCGACTCCAGCTGCGACCTTCCGGCGGAGCTGGCGCAGGCTTTAAATATTACCGTGCTGCCGTTGACCTTTCGGCTCAACAACACTGATTATAAAAATCTGCTGGATGGCAGCAATATGTCTTTTGAAGAATTCTATTTGCACATTCGGGACGGCATTCCCTGCACTACTAACGCAGTCAATGTAGAGGATTTCAAAGCCGCGGTGGAACCAGTTTTAAGAAGTGGAAAAGATGTGCTGTGCATCTGCTTTTCCTCCGGCCTTTCCGCCACATGGAACGCAGCAAAGCTTGCCTGTGAGGATATTTCCGCGCAGTATCCACAGCGTACGCTGCGGGTAGTGGACACGCTTGCGGCTTCTCTTGGTGAAGGTCTTTTGGTCTATTATGCTGCACAAAAACAAAAAGCCGGCGAATCCCTGCAGGAAGTAACCGACTGGCTGGAACAAAACAAGCTGCACCTCTGCCACTGGTTCACGGTGGATGACCTGCAGCACCTCAAGCGCGGCGGGCGCATCAGCTCCGCGACCGCACTGTTCGGCACCATGCTGGGCATCAAGCCGGTCATGCATATGGACAATGAGGGCCACCTCATCAATGTCAGCAAAGCGCGCGGCCGCCGTTCCGCCTTAGACGCACTGGTAGACCACATGGAGCAAACCGCGATTGATCCCAAAAATCAAATTGTATTTATCAGCCACGCTGATTCCAGACAAGACGCCGAATACGTTGCACGGCAGGTCAAAAAGCGCCTTAATGTTAAGGAAGTCCTCATCAATTTTGTCGGCCCGGTCATCGGTGCGCACGCCGGCCCCGGCACGATTGCTTTGTTCTTTCTGGGAAAAGAACGCTGA
- a CDS encoding DUF2691 family protein has protein sequence MVYGVILDKGENYYTDLRKVFRSIKNEQTHYNWLVTDCVCYAQDAKIENLFNKEYCWLTGNELTEIVQKDSFPWIWAVLSGFQKDIPLSEVQKYPLPYADGYTGFWENPLSLQNPLASIEIVPWDSSLTLLLSKKKSLVDSFMSAFPLSRDLAQYNAE, from the coding sequence ATGGTATATGGTGTTATCCTTGATAAGGGCGAAAACTACTATACGGATTTAAGAAAAGTGTTCCGCTCCATTAAAAATGAACAGACTCATTATAACTGGCTTGTTACGGACTGTGTATGTTATGCACAAGATGCCAAAATAGAAAATTTGTTTAACAAAGAATATTGTTGGCTGACAGGGAATGAACTGACCGAAATTGTTCAGAAGGATTCTTTTCCATGGATTTGGGCTGTGCTATCAGGGTTTCAAAAAGATATTCCGCTATCGGAAGTACAAAAATATCCCCTTCCATATGCAGATGGGTATACGGGTTTTTGGGAAAATCCTCTTTCGCTTCAAAATCCGTTAGCCAGTATTGAGATTGTTCCTTGGGATAGTTCCCTTACACTTCTATTGAGCAAGAAAAAATCTTTGGTTGACAGTTTTATGAGTGCTTTTCCTTTAAGTAGGGATCTTGCACAATACAATGCAGAATGA